From the genome of Gammaproteobacteria bacterium:
TCTTTCTGCAGCGCCTGCCCGAGGTCGAGAAGGCCTGGCCCCGAGCCATTTCGCTGGTGGTCGGGCTGCCCATTGGCGGACTGGCGTCGCTGGCGGGCGTGGGCGGTGGCGTCATGGTCGTGCCGTGGTTGATGGCGCGCGGCATCCAGCCGGCAAAGTCGGTGGCAACCTCGTCCGTCTGCACCGTGCTTGTCGCATCACTGGGCGCGTTCGGGTACATGCTGTTCGCCCCGGACCTGTCACAGGCCTGGACCACGGGTTATGTCTTCTGGCCGGCGGTGCTGACCATTGCTGCAACATCGATGCTGATGGCACCCGTGGGTGCGCGGGCGGCCCACCGGATCAACCAGCAGAAACTGAAAAAAGGTTTTGCTGGCATCCTGGCGATCGTCGGGCTTCGCCTGTTGTTGGATTGAGTGGCGGAAATGAGGGCAGGCCTGGCAGCCAGCGACAGCCACAAAAAAGGGCACCCGAGGGTGCCCTTTTCGTATCGGTCAGGCGTGATCAGGCACGAATGACGGTACCGACGTTCTCGCCGTTGAAGGCCGCCGTGATCTGGCCGCGCTTCATGCCATTGACGATGCGGATTTCCTTGATGTTGTCGGCGCGCTGCATGTACTCCAGCACCACGCGTTCGACAATCAGGTCGTCCTGGCCGTTGTCCAGCAGTTCCGTGGCCGTCGTTTCCGGGATGAACTTGGCATCCGGGTTCTTCTTCGGGTCGTCCGTGTACAGGCCGTCTTCGTCCTTGATGTAAATGACGCCCTTGGCACCGAGGAACTCGGCCAGCAGGAACACGCCCGCATCGGTCCGGTTCGCAGGAATGAGGCCGACGGCCTGGGACTTCTCCCAGAACTCGTTGGGCGGCATGCCCGAGGTGATCGGAATGCAGCCTGCGTTCAGGAAGAACGGCAGCTTCTCCAGCTCTTCCGGGTAAGCCATGATGCCGCCATGCTTGGCCATCAGTACCTGCAGCATGCGGGCATTCTGCACCGGGACGCTCGCGCCAAGGCGAGCCAGCATGCCGGTCGGCAATTCGAGGTCGAGGCCGAGCGAGTAGACGTGGCGTGCGCGCGTGCCACCGCCAGTACCCAGCACGAAGTTCACGCCGTTGTTCTTGGCTTCGACCAGTTCGTCGATGATCGGGTAGACCGCTTCGCGGCCGCGATCCATGATGCTCTGGCCACCGATTTTCAGGATCCACACATCCGGCAGCACGGCCTCGGTTTCGCGATTGGCGAAATGCTCGTGAATGTCCTTGCCGTGCATCGATTGTTCATGCAGGGCATTGTCCATGCCCTCGATCCATATCTTGCCGTCTTTCTTGGTGGTCATGTCATTTGCCTCCTGCGAATTCGTGTCGTCCATTGAATACCAGCGTGCCGGTGACTTCTCCGGCCAGCGCCTTTCGCAGGTTGTCGGTGTCGAGTCCGTTGATCACCTGGATGGAGCGGGTGGTGCGGGCATTTTCGAGCGATCGGAGCAGTTCGCGCTCGATCGGCATGTCGGCCAGGTTCATGTCGAGCAGGTCCTTGGCGCGAATCTTGTCGAAGCGCTTTGCATCCGGATTCTTCTGCGGATCCTTGTCGTAGATGCCATCGATGTCCTTGACGTAGATGACGTTCTTGGCGCCCATGACTTCTGCCATCAGGAACAGGCCGGTATCCGGACCGTTGTCCGGCAGCTTGCCCTTCTCGACAGATGGCGGTTCCCAGAAGTGATACGGCGGCTGGCCGATGCAGACCGGGATCATGCCGTTGTTCAGGAACAGCTGCAGGTCCTGGAAGTGATCCTTCACGAAGGTGATGCCCCCGTGCGGTGCCAGCAGGAACTGCAGGATGTCGCGATTGTTCTCTTCGACGCCGCCAACGATACGAGCGAGGCCGCCGATCGGCAGGCCGAGATCGATGCCGATGGAATAGGTGTGCCGTGCACGCGCGCCGCCACCGACGCCGAGCACCATGCGATAGGAGCCATTCAGTTCGGCAATGGCATCGACCAGCGGCAGGATGGCTTCGCGGCCGCGGTCCATGATGCTGCGACCGCCGATACAGAGCATGTTCACATCCGGAACCATGCTCTTGACGTTGGCCGAATCGGTCGACTCGATGAGCTTCTTGCTCACCAGGCTTTCCTGCATCAAGCCACTCTTGATATGGGTGCGACCGTCACCGGTCAACAAATCAGACATCGAATTTCCCCCTGGGGTGTATATGAAAGGCTCAGGTGTTTCGCTCGTTCTTCGAATCACCCTGGATTGCCGTCACACTGTTCTGTGGCAGCTTCGTATTTACAATGAGTATGCTGGCAAAGCAACTCAAGGCACCAAATGCCATTTGCGATGTCAGCATCGGCGCAAACAGCAGGAAGGCGGGCAAGGGCGCGCCTGCAAGGATGATCACCAGCAGGTTGGCCGTGAATCGTCCCAGTCCCAGTGCCAGGCCGGCCAGTGCAAACTGGGCCAGTTGCCAGCGTCGACTGCGCGCCTTCATGAACGGTACGAGCAGGTCGGCCAGCAGGCCGGGCACCGCGAAATGTGCGATTTCCAGCACCCCGTACTTGCCGTAGCCAAGCAGGAAGGACACGATGCCGACGGCACTGCCGGCCAGCAGGCCGCCGAAGCGCGAATGCGTGGCGCTGGCGGCAAACAGCAGCAAGGGCACGATGATGATGTTCTTGTGGCCCGAGGCAATGGGCAGCCCGGGCAGGACCTGGAACACTTTCAGTCCCATGACCGCCAGCGATACCGCCAGCACGATGGTCAGGTCGCGCAATGCGGTTTCCCCGAGATCCGGGTAGCGCTTTCGCAGGTAATCGCCGGCGCGCAACAGGGCGTTGTCGAACATGTCGCCAATGTTGCCCAGCTCGCCCCGGCGGATGGCCTGCCAGGAGACCGGTGTCTTCTTCGCGCGGCGTTGCTCGCCCTTGCCCTTGCCTTCTCCCTTGCCACCGCCCTGGCCACTACCCTCGCCGCCACCCTGGCCGCCGCGATCGTCACCGGCCAGCAAGGCGAGTGTCGCATCGACGGTAATTGCGAGGGTTTCCGGCAGGCGCAGCATGCGCATGGCACCGACCAGGCTGCCCGGTGCGGCACTGCGTTGCATCCAGCCACTGGCCAGCACCAATACCAGCACGCGCAGGCACATCAATCCGGCCAGCTTGATGCCGGCAAGGTTGATGGCGGGCTCGAAGCCGAACAACTGCATCGACCGCCAGTCATCGGCGAGCTGCCCGTGCGTCGACAGGAAAGCATAGGAAAGCACGATGAAAAGGAAGAACAAGCGCAGGCGATAGGTGGTACGAAGCAATTGCCGGAACGACAAGCGAGCGCCGAACCACAACACCAGCTGCAGGCCGAGCAGGGCAAAAAGCGCCACGGGCAACTGGGTCGCGAACAACAGAACGGCAAGTCCTAGAACGTAGACCAGCTTGGCGAAGCTGCCCCATGGCTTTCCATTTCCGGCAGGCATGACGTCAGGCACTGCTGTGTTTTCCTTTATGAATTGGGTAACCTTCCCCCGAGCGGGCCAGTCTACTGCCTGCCACCGGGGCGATAAAGGAGTATATCGATGAGGGGCCTGGTTCGAATGGGACTGCTGCTGGTGTTGCTGATGCCGGCGTGGGGGACGAATGCCGGCGTGGTCTCGGTCGCGGTGGCGAGCAATTTCAAGGACACCCTGTCGGAACTTGCCGACCGCTTCGAAGAGCAGAGCGGGCACACGGTGCGCCTGAGTGCGGCGTCCACCGGCAAGCATTACGCCCAGATTCGAAATGGTGCGCCCTTCGACATTTTTCTTGCTGCCGATGCCGAGCGCCCGGCCTTGCTGGTTCAGGAAGGTTTCGCTGTTCCGGACAGCCAGCGCACCTACGCCATGGGGCGGCTGGTTTTCTGGGTTCCCCGGGATGAAAACGCCGATTGCCGTGCCGTGCTCGAACAGGGCGTCGCCCGCGTGGCAATGGCCAATCCGCGTACGGCTCCTTATGGTCTTGCTGCCAGGCAGACGCTGGCCGCGCTGGAGCTCGAAGAGCAATACGCGCCTCGCACCGTGATGGGCGAGAACATCTCCCAGG
Proteins encoded in this window:
- a CDS encoding uridine kinase gives rise to the protein MSDLLTGDGRTHIKSGLMQESLVSKKLIESTDSANVKSMVPDVNMLCIGGRSIMDRGREAILPLVDAIAELNGSYRMVLGVGGGARARHTYSIGIDLGLPIGGLARIVGGVEENNRDILQFLLAPHGGITFVKDHFQDLQLFLNNGMIPVCIGQPPYHFWEPPSVEKGKLPDNGPDTGLFLMAEVMGAKNVIYVKDIDGIYDKDPQKNPDAKRFDKIRAKDLLDMNLADMPIERELLRSLENARTTRSIQVINGLDTDNLRKALAGEVTGTLVFNGRHEFAGGK
- the modA gene encoding molybdate ABC transporter substrate-binding protein, with protein sequence MRGLVRMGLLLVLLMPAWGTNAGVVSVAVASNFKDTLSELADRFEEQSGHTVRLSAASTGKHYAQIRNGAPFDIFLAADAERPALLVQEGFAVPDSQRTYAMGRLVFWVPRDENADCRAVLEQGVARVAMANPRTAPYGLAARQTLAALELEEQYAPRTVMGENISQAMQFVDALAAAGGFVAKSQWLVNPRHENGCAWEVPAELHDPIRQDMVLLKRGVENPAALAFLAYMDGADAKALIAASGYAIEE
- a CDS encoding uridine kinase yields the protein MTTKKDGKIWIEGMDNALHEQSMHGKDIHEHFANRETEAVLPDVWILKIGGQSIMDRGREAVYPIIDELVEAKNNGVNFVLGTGGGTRARHVYSLGLDLELPTGMLARLGASVPVQNARMLQVLMAKHGGIMAYPEELEKLPFFLNAGCIPITSGMPPNEFWEKSQAVGLIPANRTDAGVFLLAEFLGAKGVIYIKDEDGLYTDDPKKNPDAKFIPETTATELLDNGQDDLIVERVVLEYMQRADNIKEIRIVNGMKRGQITAAFNGENVGTVIRA
- a CDS encoding energy-coupling factor transporter transmembrane component T, with amino-acid sequence MPDVMPAGNGKPWGSFAKLVYVLGLAVLLFATQLPVALFALLGLQLVLWFGARLSFRQLLRTTYRLRLFFLFIVLSYAFLSTHGQLADDWRSMQLFGFEPAINLAGIKLAGLMCLRVLVLVLASGWMQRSAAPGSLVGAMRMLRLPETLAITVDATLALLAGDDRGGQGGGEGSGQGGGKGEGKGKGEQRRAKKTPVSWQAIRRGELGNIGDMFDNALLRAGDYLRKRYPDLGETALRDLTIVLAVSLAVMGLKVFQVLPGLPIASGHKNIIIVPLLLFAASATHSRFGGLLAGSAVGIVSFLLGYGKYGVLEIAHFAVPGLLADLLVPFMKARSRRWQLAQFALAGLALGLGRFTANLLVIILAGAPLPAFLLFAPMLTSQMAFGALSCFASILIVNTKLPQNSVTAIQGDSKNERNT
- a CDS encoding sulfite exporter TauE/SafE family protein; translated protein: MDLLTFGGFLLAGILAGFLAGLLGIGGGLIVVPLLYFVFSADAATASHAMHLALGSSLAFIVLNSGSAAVAHVRLGAVRWVEVRWLAPGLLAGSLGGAWLADQVSTDGLRIWFGSFLLAMAVYLFLQRLPEVEKAWPRAISLVVGLPIGGLASLAGVGGGVMVVPWLMARGIQPAKSVATSSVCTVLVASLGAFGYMLFAPDLSQAWTTGYVFWPAVLTIAATSMLMAPVGARAAHRINQQKLKKGFAGILAIVGLRLLLD